A genomic segment from Triticum dicoccoides isolate Atlit2015 ecotype Zavitan chromosome 1A, WEW_v2.0, whole genome shotgun sequence encodes:
- the LOC119368500 gene encoding shaggy-related protein kinase GSK2-like — MEHPAPAPEPMLLDEQPPTAVACEKKQQDGEAPYAEGNDAMTGHIISTTIGGKNGEPKQTISYMAERVVGTGSFGIVFQAKCLETGETVAIKKVLQDRRYKNRELQLMRSMIHSNVVSLKHCFFSTTSRDELFLNLVMEYVPETLYRVLKHYSNAKQGMPLIYVKLYTYQLFRGLAYIHTVPGVCHRDVKPQNVLVDPLTHQVKICDFGSAKVLVAGEPNISYICSRYYRAPELIFGATEYTTSIDIWSAGCVLAELLLGQPLFPGESAVDQLVEIIKVLGTPTREEIRCMNPNYTEFRFPQIKAHPWHKVFHKKMPPEAIDLASRLLQYSPSLRCTALDACAHPFFDELWEPNARLPNGRPFPPLFNFKHELANASQDLINRLVPEHVRRQAGLAFVHAGS; from the exons ATGGAGCatccggcgccggcgccggagccGATGCTGCTCGACGAGCAGCCCCCCACCGCAGTCGCCTGCGAGAAG AAGCAGCAGGATGGCGAGGCGCCGTATGCGGAGGGGAACGACGCCATGACCGGTCACATCATCTCCACCACCATCGGCGGCAAGAACGGCGAGCCCAAGCAG ACGATTAGCTACATGGCGGAGCGCGTTGTGGGCACTGGTTCGTTTGGCATCGTCTTTCAG GCTAAATGCCTGGAGACCGGGGAGACAGTGGCCATTAAGAAGGTACTGCAGGACCGACGGTACAAGAATCGTGAGCTGCAGCTTATGCGTTCGATGATCCATTCCAATGTTGTCTCCCTCAAGCACTGCTTCTTCTCAACCACAAGTAGAGATGAGCTGTttctgaaccttgtcatggagtatGTCCCGGAGACACTCTACCGCGTGCTTAAGCACTACAGTAATGCCAAACAGGGGATGCCACTTATCTACGTCAAGCTTTACACCTATCAG CTATTCAGGGGGCTGGCGTACATTCATACTGTTCCAGGAGTCTGTCACAGGGATGTGAAGCCACAAAATGTTTTG GTTGATCCTTTAACACATCAAGTTAAGATCTGCGACTTTGGAAGCGCGAAAGTTCTG GTGGCGGGTGAGCCCAATATATCATACATATGCTCACGCTACTACCGTGCTCCGGAGCTTATATTTGGTGCGACTGAATATACAACATCGATAGATATATGGTCAGCTGGTTGTGTTCTTGCAGAACTGCTCCTTGGTCAG CCATTATTTCCAGGCGAGAGTGCAGTCGATCAACTTGTAGAGATAATCAAG GTTCTTGGAACGCCAACTCGGGAGGAAATACGTTGTATGAACCCGAATTATACGGAGTTTAGGTTTCCACAGATAAAAGCTCATCCTTGGCACAAG GTTTTCCACAAGAAAATGCCTCCTGAAGCCATAGATCTTGCTTCACGTCTTCTTCAATATTCACCAAGCCTCCGTTGCACTGCT CTTGACGCATGTGCGCATCCTTTCTTTGATGAGCTATGGGAGCCTAACGCGCGCCTGCCAAATGGACGCCCGTTCCCACCTCTGTTCAACTTCAAGCATGAA CTGGCCAATGCTTCACAAGACCTCATCAACAGGCTTGTGCCTGAACATGTTCGCCGACAAGCTGGTCTTGCTTTTGTGCATGCGGGGAGCTAA